The uncultured Bacteroides sp. genome has a segment encoding these proteins:
- a CDS encoding IS110 family transposase, with protein MRTQSNKLNFEGENIYVGIDVHLKSWNVTIYTEYLHHKTFNQPPVPSILRDYLNTNFPGGTYYSAYEAGFCGFNIHFELKKLNINNIVVNPADIPTSQKEQILKNDSRDSMKIARSLRANELIGIHVPFIETLENRTLIRTRDVMVKDMTRFKQRIKALLHFYGISYPPEFEKSTSHWSRRFLKWLKEEVSLNTTNGNDALSLLVREVEQQRVLLLEINRKIHSLAVSEKYVKEIELIRSIPGIGLITGLTFLSEIEDIERFHNTDKLAGFVGIIPTCHSSGEIENYGEMTFRKKTILRKCLIESSWIAVRIDPALTRCFLQLCKRMEPNKAIIRIARKLLNRMYYVLKKRQKYECGVV; from the coding sequence ATGCGTACACAAAGTAACAAACTAAATTTTGAAGGAGAAAATATTTATGTTGGAATTGATGTTCATTTGAAAAGTTGGAATGTGACAATTTACACAGAATATCTTCATCATAAAACATTCAACCAACCTCCTGTACCTTCAATTTTAAGGGACTATCTGAATACTAATTTTCCTGGTGGAACTTATTATTCAGCCTATGAAGCCGGATTCTGCGGATTTAATATTCATTTTGAACTTAAAAAACTAAATATAAATAATATTGTGGTTAATCCAGCTGATATACCAACCAGTCAGAAAGAACAGATACTTAAAAACGATTCACGTGATAGTATGAAAATTGCCCGTTCTTTAAGAGCTAATGAACTCATAGGTATACATGTCCCATTCATTGAGACATTGGAAAATCGCACATTGATACGCACCCGAGACGTAATGGTGAAAGATATGACTAGATTTAAACAGCGTATAAAAGCTTTGCTTCATTTTTATGGTATATCTTACCCTCCGGAATTTGAGAAATCAACCAGTCATTGGTCCAGACGTTTTCTTAAATGGTTAAAAGAGGAGGTATCACTTAATACAACGAATGGTAATGACGCCTTGTCATTACTCGTCAGGGAAGTAGAGCAACAAAGAGTTCTTTTATTGGAAATCAATAGAAAAATTCATAGTCTTGCTGTTTCTGAGAAATATGTGAAGGAGATAGAGTTAATAAGAAGCATTCCGGGAATTGGTTTAATTACAGGGCTTACTTTTTTGTCGGAGATAGAAGATATTGAACGATTCCACAATACAGACAAGTTAGCCGGTTTTGTAGGAATAATACCCACCTGTCATTCAAGTGGAGAGATTGAGAATTATGGAGAGATGACATTTAGAAAGAAAACGATTTTAAGAAAGTGTCTGATTGAAAGTTCCTGGATTGCAGTAAGAATAGATCCGGCATTGACAAGGTGTTTTTTACAACTCTGTAAAAGGATGGAGCCCAATAAAGCTATAATACGAATCGCAAGAAAACTATTAAACAGAATGTATTATGTTTTAAAAAAGAGACAAAAATATGAATGTGGAGTGGTTTAA